The Amycolatopsis umgeniensis DNA segment ATGATCTGGCTCGGCCTCGGCGAACCGTCGAAGGTCGCCGTCCTGTTCCTCGGCACGGTCTTCTTCAACACGCTGATGACGGCAGACGCCGTCCGCGGGGTGCCGCGTTCGCTGATCGACGTGTCCTACACGCTCGGCGCGCGGCGCGGTGAGGTCCTGCGCAAGGTGATCGTCCCGCACGCGCTGCCCGGCATGATCGACGCGACCCGCGTCAACGCCGCGGCCGCGTGGAACTTCGTGGTGGTCGCCGAACTGATCAACGCCACCGCGGGCCTCGGCCTGCGGATCATGCGGGCGCAGCGGTTCACCCAGACCGACCGGATCTTCGCGCTGCTGATCGTGATCGGCCTGCTCGGACTGATCATCGACATCGCGTTGCGGCAGCTGCGGACACGCGTCGGGAAGTGGGCGGCATGACGCTTCAGCTGAAGGCCGTCGCCAAGGACTACACGGTCCGCGGCAAGACCACGCGGGCTCTCGACGGGATCGACCTCGACATCGCGCGCGGCGACTTCGTCTGCGTGGTCGGCGCGAGCGGGTCCGGCAAGTCGACCCTGCTCTCGCTGATCGCCGGGCTGGCCGAACCGTCCGAGGGCCTGATCACCCTCGACGGCGACGCGGTGACCGGGCCCGGCCCCGATCGCGGGCTGGTGTTCCAGCACGGGGCGCTGTACCCGTGGCGTTCGGTGGAGAGCAACGTCGCTTTCGGGCTCGAACTGCTGAGCCTCGACAAGGCCGAGCGAGCTCGCCGCGTCGACTGGTATCTCGAAGAGACCGGGCTCGACGGTTTGCGGAAGTCGTTGCCCAAACAGCTTTCCGGCGGTCAGAAACAGCGGGTCGCGATCGCGCGGGCGCTGGCGTGCGAACCCGACGTCCTGCTGCTGGACGAACCTTTCGGCGCGCTGGACGTCCAGACCAAAGAGGACATGCAGGTCCTGATCCGCCGGATCTGGACCGACACCGGCACCACCGTGCTGATGGTGACCCACGACGTCGAAGAGGCCGTGTTCCTCGGAAGACGCGTCGTGGTGCTGGCCTCGGACCCCGGCCGCGTGGCCGCCGACATCGTGGTCGACCTGCCCGATGAACGCGACCTCGCGGTCAAACGCGCGCCGGAGTTCCTTTCGTTGCGCGCGTCCATCGAAGACCTCGTCCGGGAACAGCACCGCGGACACCTCGGGCGTAGCTGAGAAGAAAGGTGATCATGAGGCACGGGAAGACCCGGCCGGAACGCACCCCGCGTTCCGGGTTGCTCGGCAGACTCGGCATCCGGGGCAAGCTCAACCTGCTCCTGATGTTGCCGCTGACCGCCGTGGTCCTGGTGTCGGTGCCTTACGTCGCCGGGGAGATCGACGACGCCCGGTCCGCCCGCACCACCGCCGACGTCGCGTCACAGGCCCGTGCCCTCGGCACGCTGGCGTGGGAACTGCAGCGGGAACGGCTGCTGACGGCGCACTACATCGCGTCTTCGACGGCCAGCAGCGGCGCGATGCTGAAGCAGCAGGGCGTCGTCGCGGACACGGTGAACCGGGTGCGTTCGCAGCTGAGCGCCGACGCGCCGGAGGAGCTCGCGGCCGCCCTCGTGCGAATCGGGTCGCTGAGCGAGATCCGGGAGAACGCGCTCCGGCGCGGTGCCTCGCTGGACAGCGTGGCGCGGACCTATCACGCGGTGATCGACGCGGTCATCAACTCGCTCCGCCTCGTCCCGCAGCAGACCAGTGACGCGGAGGGCACCCGGCAGCTGACCGCGCTCGACGCGCTGCTGCGCGCGAACGAGGAGAACTCGCTGCGCGGGATGGCGCTGATCATCGTGCTGGTCACGCCCGAATCCGGGAAACCGGTGCTGGACGACGCGAAGCAGCAGTCGTCGCTGTTCCTCGAACGGTTCGTGCAGCAGGCCGACGTCACCCAGGCGACGCAGGTCGTCTCGGTCGAGCAGGGCGAGACGGGCCGCCGGGTCGACGCGCTGGAAGCCAAGCTCCCGGACACCCGCGGCGCACAGGCCGTGCAGACACTGCTGCCGGACATCCTCGGCGCCGTCGAGGCCCAGTCGAACCAGCGACGACTCGCCCAGGACGAGGTCACCACCGGCATCACCGACGCGGCGACCGCGCGAGCGGACGCCGCGCAGAACCTGGCGTGGACGATCGGTGCCGGTGCCGGTGTGCTGTTCCTGCTGGTCGGTGGTCTCGCGATCGCGGTCAGCCGGTCGATCGCGGATCCGCTGCGGAAGCTGACCACGGCGGCGACGTCGGTCGCCGACCTCGCGAGTACCGAACTGGTCCGCGTCACCGACACCGAGCAGGCCGAGGAGCTCGCGCCACGGCTCGCCACCATCGACGTGTCCTCCCAGGACGAACTCGGCAAGCTGGCCGAAGCGTTCAACCGGGTGCAGGCCACCGCGGCCGAACTGGTGGAACGGCAGGCCGTCACGCGGCGCAACGTCGGCCTCATGTTCGCCAACGTCGCGAAGCGGACGCAGAACCTGGTGGGCAGGCAGCTAGCGCTGGTCGACGAGCTGGAGCGCAACGAGCAGGACGTCGCCCTGCTGGCGAGCCTCTACCGGCTCGACCACCTCTCCACCCGTCTGCGCCGGAACGCGGACAACCTGCTCGTCGTTTCGGGAAACCGTGACGAGGCGAGGATTTCCGGGCCGATCGAGCTTTCGACGGCGCTGCGTTCGGCGCTCGCGGAGATCGAGGACTACCAGCGGGTCCGGCTGGGCTCGATGGGCGACGTCCTGCTGTCTTCGCCGTTCGGTTCGGATCTGGTGCTGATCTTCGCCGAGCTGCTGGAGAACGCGACGTCGTTCTCCCCGCCGGAGTCCTTTGTGGACGTCGGCACGAAGATCCTGCCCGACGGCTCCTGCCTGATCGTGATCGTCGACCAGGGCATCGGCATGACCGCCGAACGGCTCGCCGAGGAGAACCGGCGGCTGGTCGAACGCGAGCGGCTCGAACTCGCGCCGACCAGTGTGCTCGGGCTGTTCGTGGTCGGACGGCTCGCGCGGCGGCACGGGCTCAAGGTCGAGCTGACCGAAACCGAACCGGGCGCCGGTATCACCGCGCGGATCGCCGTCCCGCCGGATCTGCTGACCTATCGGCAGCCCGTGCAGAAGCCCGTCCCGCCGCCGGCGTGGCCGACGGCGGAGCCGGGCGACGAGCCCACCCCGCCGCAAGCCCCGCCCCAGCCTCGGGAAAGGGCGTCCGGGCGGGAGCTGCCGACACTGGCGATCGCCGGGATGATCCCGCGCGATGGTCAGCCCCCCAAGGACTTCCGGTGGTTCCGCAAGACCGACCGGGGAATTCCGGAGCCGATGCCGATGCCGGAACCCGTGCCGTCACCCGCACCACTGCCCGAACCCTTGCCCGCCTTCGAAGCTCCCGCGCCGACACTGACCGCCGCCGATTCCGGGGAGACCCGCGGCGGGCTGAGGCGACGGGTCAAGGGCGCGCAGCTTCCCGGTGCCCCCGAAGCACCGTCGCGGCAGAAGTCCAGGCATGATCCAGAGGCGGCCAAAGCGGCCTTCGACGGGTTCGAGGCCGGACTCGCGAAGGCAGCCGTTCCGCCGCAAGCCCCGCCGCCGCCGGTGAGCCCACCGGCGGGCAATCCGATACCGACGCCGATGCCGACCCCGACACCGGTGCCCGCCGCCTCGCGCGGCGGTCTCACCAGACGGGTCCCCGGTGCCCAGCTGGCGCCGGGACTGGCGAAGGGACCGGCCGCGCGCCACCAGACCGCGCGGGCGGCACTGAACACCACCAAGCCCAAGGGCATGCGTGACCCCGAGGCCGAGCGTGCCGCGTTCGACGCCTTCAGTGACGGGTTGGAGAAAGCCGTCAACCCGGAGATGGAACAGAGAGAGAAGAGCAAGAGATGACGACCGGAGTCAGCGTCGAAGCCCGGAATTTCAACTGGTTGGTGACGCGCTTCGCACAGAACACGGCGAGCGCGATGGGCGCGATCGCCGTCTCGGCCGACGGCCTGCTGATCGCGATGTCGTCCGAGCTGGAACGCGCCAACGCGGACCGGCTGGCCGCGATCTGCTCGGCGATGCTCGGCCTGGCACACGGTGTCTCCGAGAGCCACCCGCTCGGTTCGCCCGACAAGATCATCATCGAACTGGAGCAGGGCTACCTGCTGGTCTGCACGATCAGCATCGGTTGCTCGCTCGGTGTGCTCGCCACCAAGCAGGCCAGCCTCGGCACGATCGCCTACGAGATGGCGATGTTCGCCAACCGGGCCACCGAGGTGCTCACCCCCGCGCTGATCGAGGAACTCAAGAAGAGCGTCGGCAGCTGAACTGACGAGGGGATAAGGGAATGAGCGACGACCAGGTACCCCGACCGAGAGGGGCCGAACAGGGCATCTCGCCGCTGCGCCCGTACCTGCTCACCGCCGGCCGCGCGCAGCCGGTGGACGGCACGCTCGAAATCGAGGCACAGGTGCTCACGAGCAGGCTCGGCGCGGCGTCGCAGGCGAGGCTGACCTTCGAACGACGGGAGATCGTTTCCCTTTGCCGGGACACGAAATCCGTCGCCGAAGTGGCGGCGATGCTCGGCCTGCACATCGGCGTGGCCCGGGTGCTCGTGGCGGATCTCGCCGCGCTCGGCTACGTCGTGCTCCGGCGTCCGGCCGGAGCTCTCACCCAGGACCTCGGCATGATCGAAAGGGTCATTCGTGGACTCGAAGCAATTCGCTGAACCGGCGTCGGCGAGGCCGCCGACACCGGTCAAAATCGTCATCGCGGGCGGATTCGGCGTCGGCAAGACGACCACCGTCGGCGCGATCTCGGAGATCAAACCGCTGACGACCGAGGCCGCCATGACCTCGGCGGGCGCGGCCGTCGACGGACCGGGCGGGGAGGTGCCGTCGAAGACCACCACCACGGTGGCGCTGGACTTCGGCTGCCTCACCATCGACAACGAGGTGAAGCTGTACCTCTTCGGCACGCCGGGCCAGGACCGGTTCGGATTCATGTGGCACGACCTGGTGCTCGGCGCGCTGGGCGCGCTCGTCATCGTCGACACCCGGCGGCTCGACGACTGCTATCCGGCCGTCGACTACTTCGAGAAGGCCGGTTTGCCTTTCGTGGTCGGAGTGAACGTCTTCGACGGTTCCCTCAAGCACGATCTCGAGGACGTGCGCTGGGCGCTCGCGGTGAGCGAGGACGTCCCGCTGATCACCTTCGACGCACGGCAGCGCCTTTCGGTCAGGGACGCGCTGCTCGCCGTCCTGCACAACACCTACCGGCGGGCGTCCGCCGCGTCCTGACGCGGCGCGGCCCGCTCAGCCCGGCCGGGTGATGGCGGCCAGCATCAGGGCACGGAGTTCGGCGGCGACGTCGGCGACCGGTAACGGCGGCGTATGTGCCTGCCACTCGCGCAGCAGACCGGTCGCCGCGCCGACGAGCGCTATCGCGGTCAGGTGATAGTCGCGGTCCGGTGCGACGCCGCCCAGGGCGGCGTGCCGGGCCTCGGCCTCGATGAACGCGGCCCACCGGTCGACCCATTCCTGGTGCTGCGCCTCCAAAGCCGCGCTGACGCCGACGGCTTCGACGTAGTTCAGCCGCGGCATCCGGGGGTCCGAGGTCACCGTGCCGACGAAGACGTCCAGCAGTGTCCCGATCCTGGTGACCGCGTCGGCGCCCTCCAGGCGTTCCAGGACACCGGTGACGTGCTCCAGCGCGAGGGCGTTGATGCGCTCGTGCAGGGTCAGCAGCACCTTCTCCTTGCTCTCGAACTCCTCGTAGAAGTTCCGCGTCGAGACGCCGGCGCGCGTGCACAACTCGGTGATCTTCGCCTGCTGGTAGCCCGTCGAAGTGAACAGGTCCAGGGCCGCCACGAGCAGGCGTTCGCGCCGTTCGGCGCGCCGCTGCTCGGGTGCGACCCCGCCGTATGTGCGGGCCACTCGACCTCCCCCGATTCGGTAATAGGGATTGCCAGATGCTACCAACAGCGCCTACATTGCGAAAATCTCAATTACCAAACTGGAGGCAACGGTGCTTCGGACAGTTCTGGTCTCAGCCCTCGCAGCCGCCCTGATCGGCGCGCCCGCCGCGCAAGCCGCGCCGAACGCGCCAGGGGACCTGGTCGACTACAGGCCGGTGATCGCCACCGCCCCGGCGAAGGCCTGGAAACTCAACTACCGCTCCACCTCGGCCACCGGAAAGGCGAACACGGTGTCGGGCATCCTGCTGGTGCCGCACACGCCGTGGACGAAGGGGCCGCGTCCGCTGGTCAGCTACGCCGTCGGCACCCACGGCCTCGGCGACCGCTGCGCGCCGTCGACCCGGCTGACGAACGGGTCCGAGAACGAAGTCCTCCTGATGAGCCAAGCACTCTCGCGTGGCTGGGCGGTCGTCGTGACCGACTACGAAGGCCTCGGCACACCGGGTACGCACACCTACGCCGTCGGCCAGTCCGAAGGCCGGGCGGTCCTCGACGCCGCCCGCGCCGCCTCCCGTGTCCCCGAAGCAGGCCTGTCCAAGACCGGACCGGTCGGCGTTTTCGGTTACTCACAAGGAGGTCAGGCCGCGGCGTTCGCCGGCGAACTGCAGCCGTCCTACGCACCCGACGTCAACCTGGTCGGCGTCGCGGAAGGCGGTGTCCCGGCGGATCTGAACGCGGTCCTGAAGTTCAACGACGGCGGTCCTGCGTTCGGACTGGTGCTCGGCGCCGCAGTCGGCTACGCGACGGCGTACCCCGAACTACCCTTCAACGACGTGCTCAACGCGAAGGGCGAGAAGGCCGTCGCGAAGGTGAAGGAAGCGTGCGTCGTCGAACTCGGCGCGGCCGCACCTTTCGC contains these protein-coding regions:
- a CDS encoding ABC transporter ATP-binding protein, which translates into the protein MTLQLKAVAKDYTVRGKTTRALDGIDLDIARGDFVCVVGASGSGKSTLLSLIAGLAEPSEGLITLDGDAVTGPGPDRGLVFQHGALYPWRSVESNVAFGLELLSLDKAERARRVDWYLEETGLDGLRKSLPKQLSGGQKQRVAIARALACEPDVLLLDEPFGALDVQTKEDMQVLIRRIWTDTGTTVLMVTHDVEEAVFLGRRVVVLASDPGRVAADIVVDLPDERDLAVKRAPEFLSLRASIEDLVREQHRGHLGRS
- a CDS encoding sensor histidine kinase, which codes for MRHGKTRPERTPRSGLLGRLGIRGKLNLLLMLPLTAVVLVSVPYVAGEIDDARSARTTADVASQARALGTLAWELQRERLLTAHYIASSTASSGAMLKQQGVVADTVNRVRSQLSADAPEELAAALVRIGSLSEIRENALRRGASLDSVARTYHAVIDAVINSLRLVPQQTSDAEGTRQLTALDALLRANEENSLRGMALIIVLVTPESGKPVLDDAKQQSSLFLERFVQQADVTQATQVVSVEQGETGRRVDALEAKLPDTRGAQAVQTLLPDILGAVEAQSNQRRLAQDEVTTGITDAATARADAAQNLAWTIGAGAGVLFLLVGGLAIAVSRSIADPLRKLTTAATSVADLASTELVRVTDTEQAEELAPRLATIDVSSQDELGKLAEAFNRVQATAAELVERQAVTRRNVGLMFANVAKRTQNLVGRQLALVDELERNEQDVALLASLYRLDHLSTRLRRNADNLLVVSGNRDEARISGPIELSTALRSALAEIEDYQRVRLGSMGDVLLSSPFGSDLVLIFAELLENATSFSPPESFVDVGTKILPDGSCLIVIVDQGIGMTAERLAEENRRLVERERLELAPTSVLGLFVVGRLARRHGLKVELTETEPGAGITARIAVPPDLLTYRQPVQKPVPPPAWPTAEPGDEPTPPQAPPQPRERASGRELPTLAIAGMIPRDGQPPKDFRWFRKTDRGIPEPMPMPEPVPSPAPLPEPLPAFEAPAPTLTAADSGETRGGLRRRVKGAQLPGAPEAPSRQKSRHDPEAAKAAFDGFEAGLAKAAVPPQAPPPPVSPPAGNPIPTPMPTPTPVPAASRGGLTRRVPGAQLAPGLAKGPAARHQTARAALNTTKPKGMRDPEAERAAFDAFSDGLEKAVNPEMEQREKSKR
- a CDS encoding roadblock/LC7 domain-containing protein; translated protein: MTTGVSVEARNFNWLVTRFAQNTASAMGAIAVSADGLLIAMSSELERANADRLAAICSAMLGLAHGVSESHPLGSPDKIIIELEQGYLLVCTISIGCSLGVLATKQASLGTIAYEMAMFANRATEVLTPALIEELKKSVGS
- a CDS encoding DUF742 domain-containing protein, giving the protein MSDDQVPRPRGAEQGISPLRPYLLTAGRAQPVDGTLEIEAQVLTSRLGAASQARLTFERREIVSLCRDTKSVAEVAAMLGLHIGVARVLVADLAALGYVVLRRPAGALTQDLGMIERVIRGLEAIR
- a CDS encoding ATP/GTP-binding protein, whose amino-acid sequence is MDSKQFAEPASARPPTPVKIVIAGGFGVGKTTTVGAISEIKPLTTEAAMTSAGAAVDGPGGEVPSKTTTTVALDFGCLTIDNEVKLYLFGTPGQDRFGFMWHDLVLGALGALVIVDTRRLDDCYPAVDYFEKAGLPFVVGVNVFDGSLKHDLEDVRWALAVSEDVPLITFDARQRLSVRDALLAVLHNTYRRASAAS
- a CDS encoding TetR family transcriptional regulator; translation: MARTYGGVAPEQRRAERRERLLVAALDLFTSTGYQQAKITELCTRAGVSTRNFYEEFESKEKVLLTLHERINALALEHVTGVLERLEGADAVTRIGTLLDVFVGTVTSDPRMPRLNYVEAVGVSAALEAQHQEWVDRWAAFIEAEARHAALGGVAPDRDYHLTAIALVGAATGLLREWQAHTPPLPVADVAAELRALMLAAITRPG
- a CDS encoding lipase family protein, with translation MLRTVLVSALAAALIGAPAAQAAPNAPGDLVDYRPVIATAPAKAWKLNYRSTSATGKANTVSGILLVPHTPWTKGPRPLVSYAVGTHGLGDRCAPSTRLTNGSENEVLLMSQALSRGWAVVVTDYEGLGTPGTHTYAVGQSEGRAVLDAARAASRVPEAGLSKTGPVGVFGYSQGGQAAAFAGELQPSYAPDVNLVGVAEGGVPADLNAVLKFNDGGPAFGLVLGAAVGYATAYPELPFNDVLNAKGEKAVAKVKEACVVELGAAAPFARLNDFTTVPNVSSDPRWQARLGENLAGKTKPGAPVYLYHASLDELIPLSVGKGLRDRYRALGADVTWQEFPLLEHIGGVSAGGPVAMTWLGTKF